The following DNA comes from Helicobacter sp. MIT 21-1697.
CGCTATATTTATAAATGATACCTTTTTGCATTTCTTTATCGGTAAAGGTAGTATCGTATATATCAATAAAGCGCGCACTTTGTGCCCATATCTTTCCCTCTTTGCGATAAACAATGTAGTTTTGAATACGCTCATCACTTGGCGTTTGCCACGAGAGGGTGGCTTTGCCATTAATCATTTTTCCCTCAAAAAGCAAAGGTGTGCTTGGAGGCGGAAGACTTGAGCCTTTCGCGGGTGAGCTACTCATACGCCCCTCTAAGCCATTATCGCCTAAAAGCACGACTTGATAGTAATAGCTTATCCCATCTTCTTTATCTTTGAGCTTATGTGTGTAGCTTGTTTGATTTGTAGTCGCTAGTTTTTTATAGTTTTTATCGTTGGGAGAATAGAGAATTTTATATTGTTTTTTGCTTACACCTTGTGTATCAGGAGCTTGTTCCCAAGTAATTTTAATCTCTCGGGGCAACTCTGAAGTAGCTTGGATATTTTCAATAGGTGCGGGTTGAGGGATTGTTTTTGCACTCACACTTTGTGAGGGCTTACTTTTGATACCCTCATAGCTTTGTGCGATAATGCGATAAGTGTAGCTCTCCCCATCTTTTAAATCATCATCAAAATATTCTACACTCAAGCGATGAGGGATTGTTTTAATTGTTTTAAATTCACCTGCTTTGTTTAGACGTTGAATAAGATAGGAATCTATGCTCGGATTTGGGTGTGGCGACCAAATAAGCTTGATAGAGCGTGGCTGGTTGTTCAGGGCAAAGACACTCTCTACTGCATCAATAAAAGATGTTTGCACAACAATAGGCTCACTTTTAGGAGAAATCGTATTATTACTGCCAAGTGTGGCAAAGGCATAGATATATTTTGTTTGAGGTTTAAGATTTATATCATAAAAATGCGTAGTAAAGCGATTTGAAATCGTAGCGATTTTTTGTAGTTTTTGATTATCTTTTGCTTGAGCACGATAAATGACAAATCCTTTTATTTGCTCATTATCAAGAAATTTCCATTCAAACCCAACAGATGAGACATCAGCGAGTGTGTTTATAGAATCAATGCGCGGAAGCGAAACATCTTCTTGGAGTTTTACGCCAAAAGAAGAGAAGCAACCATTAAGAAAAGCACTCAAAAGAGCGCATAATCCTATTAACTTCAAGTAATTCCATAATGTTTTTGTGCTCATCGGACATATCCTTTGTGAAGTGAATTTGGAGGAATTTTAGCATATCTGGAAAAATAGGCGCTTTAAAAGTATAGTCTTGTTGTGTTCTGGGGTGGGTAAAATAAAGAATATAAGCGTGAAGCAAGATTCTATCTTGGTAATGATGAGTTTTGCCTTGAGGTTTGTATCCATAAAGTGTATCGCCAAGAATATGGCGTGAGAGGCTTTCAAGGTGGGCGCGTATTTGATGTGTCCTACCTGTGTGGAGTTTGATAGCAATGAGTTCAAACGCTCCATTGTCCGAAGTGGCAATTTTGACAAAAGAGCTTTTTGAATCTCGCACTCCTTTAGGGATAGACGCATTTGGGCGAATGTGAATCTTGCTCATTTTAAGGCGGTTATGTGGATTGCGCCCCATAAAGCATTGCACTTGTTGATTCTCTTTAAGCGGTGCATCAATAATAGCAAGATAATATCGTCCCATTTGACGAGTTTTGAGCTCTTTGGTGAGAGTAGTATAGGCAAGATGCGATTTGGCAATAGCTAAAGCCCCGCTTGTTTGCTTATCAAGGCGATGAATGATTCCATAACGCTCCTCTCCACTAAGTGTGTAAAGAATATGAGCATTGAGTTTGAGCCAATCTACAAGTGTAGGCTCTTTGACGCTTGGTGCGTGATGAATGATAAGATGAGGAGGTTTGTTGATAATAAGTACATCTTCATCTTGGTAAAGAATATCAATGTTAAAGCGTTCATCATCTCCTGATATGGTATATGAAGAAGATAAAGGTGCATTATTTATACAAGGAGATTGCACTTGAATGCAATCTTTTGCTTTGAGCAAAGTGCCATTTTTCACACATAATGTGCCATTAAGACACACTTGTTTGTTTTTGATAATGTGATGGATTTGATTTTTACTCCTTTGAAGTTGTATGCTTAAATAAGAATCAAGGCGTAATTTGCCATTATTTAAGTCAAAATCTGATACAATAATTTCTTTCATTTATCGCCTAACTATGTTTATATTTTCTTCATTTTCCGTTGAAAATGAGATTATTTTGAGGAAAAGCTGTGATTGATAGACGAATTTTAACACATTTTGATTTTATTTTATTGCTTTTTGTATTGCCATTAGTTATCCTTTCTCTTTTTTTAATCAATGAGTTAGATTCTGCTTTGTTTGCCAAACAAGTGAAGTATATTGCTTTAAGCTGTGGGCTAATGATTTTTTTATTTTTTATACCCTTTAGGCATCTGAATAGTGTTATTGTAGTATCTTATGTTATATGTTTAATCTTATTGGTTTTGGTGCATTTTATTGGCACTCAAAAGCTTGGTGCGCAACGTTGGGTGGATATTCCTTTTACAAATTTTTCTATTCAGCCAAGTGAAATTATGAAAATCTTTCTTATGTTGCTTTTGGCTTCTTATATCACAACGAATCCTCCGCCAAAAGATGGCTATGGCATAAAGGAATTTTGTATTATTAGCTTTTTTATTCTTGTGCCTTTTGTTATCATTCTTAAAGAACCTGATTTGGGGACAGCAATGGTGATTTTACTCACTGGATTTGGCACACTTTTTTTAATTGGTGTAAATAAGCGAATCTGGATAGCTTTGGGATTGATTGTCGTTTTGCTCGCTCCTGTGGCATATATAGCTGATCCTCTTAAAGACTATCAAAAAAAACGTATTATGGACTTTATATCAGACAAATCTCCCTATCAAGTTGATCAGGCTTTAATTGCTATTGGTGCAAGCGGATTGTTTGGTAAATC
Coding sequences within:
- a CDS encoding fibronectin type III domain-containing protein, translated to MSTKTLWNYLKLIGLCALLSAFLNGCFSSFGVKLQEDVSLPRIDSINTLADVSSVGFEWKFLDNEQIKGFVIYRAQAKDNQKLQKIATISNRFTTHFYDINLKPQTKYIYAFATLGSNNTISPKSEPIVVQTSFIDAVESVFALNNQPRSIKLIWSPHPNPSIDSYLIQRLNKAGEFKTIKTIPHRLSVEYFDDDLKDGESYTYRIIAQSYEGIKSKPSQSVSAKTIPQPAPIENIQATSELPREIKITWEQAPDTQGVSKKQYKILYSPNDKNYKKLATTNQTSYTHKLKDKEDGISYYYQVVLLGDNGLEGRMSSSPAKGSSLPPPSTPLLFEGKMINGKATLSWQTPSDERIQNYIVYRKEGKIWAQSARFIDIYDTTFTDKEMQKGIIYKYSVTSIDKNGIESAPTQEIELSIESQKATR
- a CDS encoding RluA family pseudouridine synthase; the encoded protein is MKEIIVSDFDLNNGKLRLDSYLSIQLQRSKNQIHHIIKNKQVCLNGTLCVKNGTLLKAKDCIQVQSPCINNAPLSSSYTISGDDERFNIDILYQDEDVLIINKPPHLIIHHAPSVKEPTLVDWLKLNAHILYTLSGEERYGIIHRLDKQTSGALAIAKSHLAYTTLTKELKTRQMGRYYLAIIDAPLKENQQVQCFMGRNPHNRLKMSKIHIRPNASIPKGVRDSKSSFVKIATSDNGAFELIAIKLHTGRTHQIRAHLESLSRHILGDTLYGYKPQGKTHHYQDRILLHAYILYFTHPRTQQDYTFKAPIFPDMLKFLQIHFTKDMSDEHKNIMELLEVNRIMRSFECFS
- a CDS encoding FtsW/RodA/SpoVE family cell cycle protein produces the protein MIDRRILTHFDFILLLFVLPLVILSLFLINELDSALFAKQVKYIALSCGLMIFLFFIPFRHLNSVIVVSYVICLILLVLVHFIGTQKLGAQRWVDIPFTNFSIQPSEIMKIFLMLLLASYITTNPPPKDGYGIKEFCIISFFILVPFVIILKEPDLGTAMVILLTGFGTLFLIGVNKRIWIALGLIVVLLAPVAYIADPLKDYQKKRIMDFISDKSPYQVDQALIAIGASGLFGKSKEDATQSQLKFLPYANTDFVFAYFVERFGLFGAFALLSLFLCLIIYILSLSFMHQQDYFLRVVTGYMTILIFLYVSINVCMVIGLAPVVGIPLPLVSYGGTSFVTFITLFTILENILAFRFVFEYNTSSNGRGPLAQLVRALGS